From the Tissierellales bacterium genome, one window contains:
- a CDS encoding DUF1292 domain-containing protein yields the protein MNNDYDEHEYDLMEPDTIYLTLEDDTEIECDVLGIFEIEDKEYIALLPFEDDQVFLYEYVEDEQGIDLINIEDDDEFDLVLEAFYTLFIEEDFDEEEF from the coding sequence ATGAATAATGACTATGATGAACATGAATATGATCTTATGGAGCCGGATACAATCTATCTTACGTTAGAAGATGATACTGAAATAGAATGTGATGTATTGGGAATTTTTGAAATAGAAGATAAGGAATATATTGCCTTACTACCTTTTGAAGATGACCAAGTATTTCTATATGAATATGTTGAAGATGAACAAGGTATTGATTTAATAAATATTGAGGATGATGACGAATTTGACCTAGTTTTAGAAGCCTTTTATACACTATTTATAGAAGAAGATTTTGATGAGGAAGAGTTTTAA
- a CDS encoding M18 family aminopeptidase, translating to MSNELTLAKELINLLDECPSPFHVVERVEKDLIKEGFKKLDSKEKWEIKKGGKYFVTKNKSALIAFVVGKGEIEEDGFRLIGAHTDSPTFRVKPNPEMVIENNYLKLNTEVYGGPILNTWFDRPLSLAGRVAVRSENPIKPDYKLLNIDKPIMIIPNLAVHMNRKVNEGVKINAQTQSLPLLAMVNEEFEKDNYLLKVISKNLGIIKEDILDFDLFLYEYEKGNIIGLNNEFISSGRLDDLSMVHAGIKALVKSEVSNSTNIMVCFDNEEVGSMTKQGAASPMLKTILERITFALGKDREDFFRGLYNSFIVSADAAHGVHPNYTEQHDPTNRPIINKGPAIKISANQSYTSDSFSSTVYENICKAADVPVQRFVNRSDKRGGSTIGPISSSQLDIPSVDIGNPLLAMHSIRELGGVMDHYYVYKSFLKFYEI from the coding sequence GTGAGTAATGAACTAACATTAGCAAAGGAATTAATAAACCTATTAGATGAATGTCCAAGTCCTTTTCATGTAGTTGAAAGGGTTGAAAAAGATTTAATAAAGGAAGGATTTAAAAAATTAGATTCTAAGGAAAAATGGGAAATTAAAAAAGGTGGTAAATACTTCGTTACAAAAAATAAATCAGCTTTAATTGCCTTTGTAGTAGGAAAGGGAGAAATTGAAGAAGATGGTTTTAGACTTATAGGTGCCCATACTGATTCTCCTACTTTTAGAGTAAAACCAAATCCGGAAATGGTAATTGAAAATAATTATTTAAAATTAAATACAGAAGTCTATGGTGGACCTATTTTAAATACTTGGTTTGATAGACCATTATCTTTAGCTGGTAGAGTAGCTGTAAGATCAGAGAACCCTATTAAACCAGATTACAAACTTTTAAACATTGACAAGCCTATAATGATAATACCTAATTTAGCTGTACATATGAACAGAAAGGTAAATGAAGGTGTAAAGATTAACGCTCAAACCCAATCCTTACCATTATTAGCTATGGTAAATGAAGAATTTGAAAAAGATAATTATTTACTAAAAGTCATAAGTAAAAATTTAGGTATAATCAAAGAAGATATTTTAGATTTTGATTTGTTCTTATATGAATATGAAAAAGGGAATATTATAGGTTTAAATAATGAGTTTATTTCCAGTGGTAGACTAGATGATTTATCAATGGTCCATGCTGGAATAAAAGCATTAGTAAAAAGTGAAGTTTCTAATTCTACAAATATTATGGTTTGTTTCGATAATGAAGAAGTAGGTAGTATGACAAAACAAGGCGCAGCAAGCCCAATGCTTAAAACTATACTTGAAAGAATTACATTTGCCTTAGGTAAAGATAGGGAGGATTTCTTTAGAGGACTATATAATTCTTTTATAGTTTCAGCAGATGCAGCTCATGGAGTCCATCCAAATTATACAGAGCAACATGATCCAACTAATAGACCAATTATAAATAAAGGACCAGCTATAAAGATTAGTGCAAATCAAAGCTATACTTCGGATAGTTTTTCATCTACAGTATATGAAAACATATGTAAAGCTGCAGATGTTCCAGTACAAAGATTTGTAAATAGATCAGATAAAAGAGGGGGCTCAACAATAGGTCCTATTTCATCATCCCAATTAGATATTCCATCTGT